The following coding sequences lie in one bacterium genomic window:
- a CDS encoding alpha/beta hydrolase, translating into MNWRFSWLPKIGVGIILIGMLLMILAPLLRRLIYFPQITKANVQQFIQSRGFKAWDTRGYLRIPINPKKLIIIFHGNAGTAADRFYMAMGFMDDNTVVYLHEYPAYGQRVGKPSEDTLIKSAIEDVRALKERYPQLPFTYLGESIGTGVACGVAEALLPQHLILVSPFSSLIDAAHYHYPWLPVRLLLPDTYQSLERLKKISVPLLIVHGSQDSIIPFDLGKKLYESYNGPKKLLVLEGYDHNNLPWDDVTGLMWNTLNNWTR; encoded by the coding sequence ATGAACTGGAGGTTTTCTTGGTTACCAAAAATTGGTGTCGGTATTATTCTGATAGGTATGTTATTGATGATATTAGCTCCCTTGTTACGACGTCTCATTTATTTCCCACAAATAACCAAGGCCAATGTTCAACAATTTATTCAAAGTCGTGGTTTTAAGGCTTGGGACACCCGAGGGTATTTAAGAATTCCCATAAATCCAAAAAAATTGATCATTATTTTTCATGGTAATGCTGGTACGGCTGCCGATCGCTTTTACATGGCTATGGGCTTTATGGATGACAATACGGTGGTATATTTGCATGAATATCCTGCTTATGGACAAAGAGTAGGTAAGCCAAGTGAAGATACCCTTATTAAGTCGGCCATTGAAGATGTTAGGGCGTTAAAAGAGCGCTATCCACAATTGCCATTTACTTATTTGGGTGAATCTATTGGAACAGGGGTTGCTTGTGGAGTAGCCGAGGCTCTGTTGCCACAACATCTCATTTTAGTATCACCTTTTAGTTCGCTTATTGATGCTGCTCATTATCACTATCCGTGGCTTCCTGTTAGGCTGTTACTTCCGGATACTTACCAAAGCCTTGAACGTCTCAAAAAAATATCCGTTCCTCTTTTAATAGTTCATGGTTCTCAAGATTCAATTATACCTTTTGATTTGGGGAAAAAATTATACGAGTCGTACAATGGGCCTAAAAAACTGCTTGTTCTTGAGGGTTACGATCACAACAATTTACCATGGGATGATGTTACAGGATTGATGTGGAATACGCTGAACAATTGGACGAGGTAG
- the ychF gene encoding redox-regulated ATPase YchF, translating into MGFNCGIVGLPNVGKSTIFNALTNAGAQAANYPFCTIEPNVGVVPLNDVRLKKIAAIFKPEKIIPTSVEFVDIAGLVAGASKGEGLGNKFLGHIKSVDAIAHVVRCFENADVVHVHGGVDPVRDIEVINTELILADMQTVSGRLDRNQKLVKGNNKEAIAVQPVLEKLSKGLNEGKSARALGLTLEEKKLVADLFLITIKPVLYVCNVDEADMTTENDAVKKVREFAKTEGADVVTICGTIEAEISQMNEEEKATFLKDYGLTESGLDRLAHAGYHLLHLITYFTAGPKEVRAWTIPNGFLAPQAAGIIHSDFERGFIKADCYAFDDLITHGSEEALKAKGLLRSEGKEYLVKDGDMMNFRFNV; encoded by the coding sequence ATGGGATTTAATTGTGGAATTGTAGGTTTACCGAATGTGGGAAAGTCGACTATCTTTAACGCACTCACCAATGCAGGCGCACAAGCGGCCAACTATCCATTTTGCACCATTGAGCCCAATGTGGGTGTTGTTCCTTTAAATGATGTAAGACTAAAGAAGATTGCCGCTATTTTTAAACCCGAAAAAATCATCCCTACCTCTGTTGAATTTGTAGACATTGCAGGCTTGGTAGCCGGCGCCAGCAAAGGCGAAGGCTTGGGCAATAAATTTTTGGGCCATATTAAAAGTGTAGATGCCATTGCCCATGTAGTGCGCTGTTTTGAAAATGCCGATGTAGTGCATGTGCATGGCGGGGTCGATCCTGTACGCGATATTGAAGTGATTAATACCGAGCTTATTTTGGCCGACATGCAAACCGTAAGCGGGCGCTTAGACCGTAATCAAAAATTGGTGAAGGGCAATAATAAAGAAGCCATTGCCGTGCAGCCGGTTTTGGAAAAATTAAGTAAAGGCTTAAACGAAGGCAAATCGGCTCGGGCGTTAGGTTTAACGCTAGAGGAAAAGAAACTGGTGGCTGATCTTTTTCTCATCACCATCAAACCCGTTCTCTACGTATGTAATGTAGACGAAGCCGATATGACCACCGAAAATGACGCCGTTAAAAAAGTACGCGAATTTGCCAAAACTGAAGGGGCCGATGTGGTCACCATTTGCGGCACCATTGAAGCCGAAATTTCGCAAATGAACGAAGAAGAAAAAGCTACGTTCTTAAAAGATTATGGACTTACCGAATCGGGCCTCGATCGCTTGGCACACGCCGGTTATCATCTGCTCCATCTCATCACCTATTTTACTGCTGGTCCCAAAGAAGTACGTGCCTGGACCATTCCCAATGGCTTTTTAGCCCCCCAAGCCGCCGGGATAATTCACAGTGATTTTGAACGCGGTTTTATTAAAGCCGATTGTTATGCCTTTGATGATCTTATAACACACGGCTCGGAAGAAGCCCTTAAAGCAAAAGGTTTACTGCGCTCGGAAGGCAAGGAATACCTTGTAAAAGACGGCGATATGATGAATTTTAGGTTTAATGTGTAA
- a CDS encoding ribonuclease J, whose translation MKEFIKITPLGGVGEVGALNCMVYETEDEAIVVDCGSMFPDQDTLGVDMIIPDFTYLKKIEHKLKGLVLTHGHEDHIGSTAFLLKEMDIPVYGAPFTLELIKNKLEELPPPSTPKLHLFKPGETVKVGSFEIDTIFVNHSIIDASALVITTPYGPIVHLTDWKIDETPYDGPVIDLKKFAKVAKKGVLALLCDSTNATSRGSTLSETQVVNRVKKIIAAHKGRVLVTLFSSNIQRVQGLADIAKKTGRTLALLGRSMKENTEIARMLGQLSFEGIKVVDIEDTDQLPDDEVMVLVTGTQGEHRSALSRIAHNNFKPFKIKEGDLVLFSSKMIPGNEKNISTVINNLCKQKAKVLYESAYDIHTSGHAHQDELKRIYKILKPQYYLPIHGDYRHLVKHGELAVDWGHKKEKVIITENGNPIVFNKKGFERAEKETTGRVFVDGTGVGDVASLVLRDRFHLSDTGVVVCILSIDRQNGNILNGPDLIARGVIEESEQETLFNDAKKEVLSVVESFNTETRTDMAEMQEEVRVTLRRFFNRNIGRKPMVIPVIQEV comes from the coding sequence ATGAAAGAATTTATTAAAATAACCCCTTTAGGTGGTGTTGGCGAAGTTGGAGCTTTAAACTGCATGGTTTATGAAACCGAAGATGAGGCCATTGTGGTGGATTGCGGTAGCATGTTCCCCGATCAAGACACTTTAGGCGTGGATATGATTATTCCCGACTTTACCTACCTTAAAAAAATCGAACATAAGCTTAAAGGCCTGGTTTTAACCCATGGGCACGAAGACCATATCGGCTCTACCGCTTTTTTACTGAAAGAAATGGATATTCCCGTCTATGGGGCGCCCTTTACGCTGGAGCTAATCAAAAACAAATTAGAAGAATTACCGCCCCCCTCTACCCCCAAACTCCATCTTTTTAAACCGGGTGAGACTGTTAAGGTGGGTTCGTTTGAAATTGATACTATTTTTGTAAATCACAGCATTATCGATGCCTCGGCCTTGGTGATTACCACCCCCTATGGGCCCATTGTGCATTTAACAGATTGGAAGATTGATGAGACCCCTTATGACGGCCCGGTGATTGATCTTAAAAAATTTGCCAAAGTAGCCAAAAAAGGGGTTTTGGCCCTTCTCTGTGACTCGACAAATGCCACCAGCCGTGGCTCCACATTATCTGAAACCCAGGTAGTTAATCGGGTAAAAAAGATTATTGCGGCGCATAAAGGACGCGTACTTGTCACCCTCTTTTCCTCTAACATTCAACGAGTGCAAGGACTTGCCGATATCGCTAAAAAAACTGGACGTACTCTGGCGCTTTTAGGACGCAGCATGAAGGAAAACACCGAAATTGCCCGCATGCTGGGGCAGCTGTCGTTTGAGGGGATTAAGGTAGTGGATATTGAAGATACCGACCAGTTGCCCGATGATGAAGTGATGGTTCTAGTAACAGGCACGCAGGGCGAACATCGCTCGGCCCTCTCGCGTATTGCTCATAATAATTTTAAACCGTTTAAAATTAAAGAAGGCGATTTGGTTCTTTTTTCGTCCAAAATGATACCCGGAAACGAAAAAAATATTTCAACCGTCATCAACAACCTGTGCAAACAAAAAGCCAAGGTTTTATATGAATCGGCCTACGATATTCATACCTCGGGGCATGCCCACCAGGACGAATTAAAACGCATTTACAAAATTTTAAAACCGCAATATTACCTGCCCATCCACGGCGACTACCGGCATTTGGTTAAACACGGCGAGCTGGCGGTGGATTGGGGCCATAAAAAAGAGAAGGTGATTATCACCGAAAATGGCAACCCCATTGTGTTTAACAAAAAAGGTTTTGAACGGGCCGAAAAAGAAACAACAGGCCGTGTTTTTGTGGATGGCACCGGCGTGGGGGATGTAGCTAGCCTCGTTTTACGCGACAGATTTCATCTGTCGGATACAGGGGTGGTGGTATGCATCCTGTCGATCGACCGCCAGAACGGAAATATCTTAAACGGCCCGGATTTGATTGCACGTGGCGTAATTGAAGAAAGTGAACAAGAAACACTGTTTAACGATGCTAAAAAAGAAGTACTCAGTGTGGTTGAAAGTTTTAACACCGAAACCCGCACCGATATGGCCGAAATGCAGGAAGAAGTGCGGGTTACGTTACGACGTTTTTTTAACCGGAATATTGGGCGCAAACCCATGGTGATTCCGGTGATACAAGAAGTGTAA
- the yjjJ gene encoding type II toxin-antitoxin system HipA family toxin YjjJ has protein sequence MQELFEKLVKYLSKTGPSKAKDLCAVLNISQPTFSKLLAQNSKDILRIGKGINTLYAIYRKGTWNYGEILSVPLFVVDKEGNQSVEATLHPLAPQGFYLESHGNLFKSRVYKNLPYFLLDACPSGFLGRLVPKFHSEFPTDISLWTDDHCLTYFCRYGWDLIGNFIIGDEAYNLHLQHQVERTDIVDENNRNTHYPAVADKVLSQGNPGSSAGGEQAKFLSIRKTSSQLMPVMVKFSPPVDESVGLRVADLLICEHIAHQVLKKIGKNPLQSCLIRGGGRVFLEVERFDRMPYENYSGGRLGLISLKALAMEHGCLHSTWMATAQALLSQKIMDASLYDEIIWLEVFGKLIGNNDMHAGNISFLCEGEKLAGLAPVYDMLPMSYAPLNNQLINRDFTPDPPKSLEIKVWKEALKAAQFFWEQVENHPEISKKFKEVVAGNSQKLLELGKIKVAS, from the coding sequence ATGCAGGAATTATTTGAAAAACTAGTCAAATACCTATCAAAAACAGGTCCTTCAAAAGCAAAAGATTTGTGTGCTGTTTTAAATATTAGTCAGCCTACTTTTTCTAAGCTTCTGGCACAGAATTCAAAAGATATTTTGCGTATAGGGAAAGGTATCAACACGCTTTATGCCATTTATCGTAAAGGGACTTGGAATTATGGAGAGATATTATCTGTTCCTTTATTTGTTGTGGATAAAGAAGGAAATCAAAGTGTTGAGGCTACTCTTCACCCTCTTGCCCCTCAAGGTTTTTATCTGGAGTCTCACGGAAATTTATTTAAGAGTCGGGTGTATAAAAATCTTCCTTACTTTTTATTGGATGCCTGTCCTTCTGGTTTTTTAGGAAGATTGGTTCCTAAATTTCATTCTGAATTTCCAACGGATATTTCCCTGTGGACCGATGACCATTGTCTTACTTATTTTTGTCGTTATGGTTGGGACTTGATTGGTAACTTCATTATTGGCGATGAGGCTTATAACTTGCATCTTCAACATCAAGTTGAAAGAACGGATATTGTCGATGAAAATAACCGCAACACCCATTATCCTGCTGTGGCCGATAAAGTTTTATCACAAGGCAATCCCGGATCTTCGGCCGGTGGTGAGCAGGCCAAATTTCTTTCTATTCGTAAAACCAGTAGTCAGCTTATGCCGGTGATGGTGAAGTTTTCTCCCCCCGTTGATGAATCAGTAGGTCTGCGTGTGGCCGATCTTCTTATTTGTGAACATATAGCCCATCAAGTTTTAAAAAAGATTGGAAAGAATCCGCTACAATCTTGTTTAATAAGAGGAGGAGGGCGTGTTTTTCTGGAAGTAGAGCGTTTTGACCGCATGCCTTACGAAAATTATTCCGGAGGACGTTTGGGGTTAATTTCACTCAAGGCGCTGGCTATGGAGCATGGTTGTTTGCATTCAACTTGGATGGCTACGGCACAAGCTTTGTTAAGCCAAAAAATAATGGATGCTAGTTTATATGATGAAATTATTTGGCTTGAAGTTTTTGGCAAGCTTATTGGCAACAACGATATGCATGCCGGCAATATTTCTTTTTTATGTGAAGGGGAGAAGTTAGCCGGACTCGCTCCGGTTTATGATATGCTCCCTATGTCGTACGCGCCTCTGAACAATCAATTGATAAACAGGGATTTTACACCGGATCCGCCAAAGTCTTTGGAAATTAAAGTATGGAAAGAAGCTTTAAAAGCAGCCCAGTTTTTTTGGGAGCAGGTAGAAAACCATCCTGAAATTTCAAAAAAATTTAAAGAAGTTGTTGCGGGAAATAGTCAAAAACTTTTGGAGCTGGGTAAAATTAAAGTTGCAAGTTAA
- a CDS encoding carboxypeptidase-like regulatory domain-containing protein: MVRYYLIIFFLISFFGVSNLAQAARSKPIKCTWSSPDTDRDGYPDCKETCDNDPKKNSPGVCGCGVADIDADHDSVFACRETCDNDPQKTSPGVCGCGVADVDADHDGVYSCREACDNDPQKTSPGVCGCGVADVDADNDGIPDCIDPTPNGNVETPTPSTSAYEVTPKVLVIVEAATRDFAVSQGFTEDDIINNIFEQLENVEKNYNNGELLPYVFNFQIIDVQFKSMPEPHTTLPSETPEDEDITINFDTRYAGSPHAGNGGIMIKSVSFTDASSTAIVLTHEIGHIFGGVDMYVSQITSNEVYPGALWAMQSKGYMGVSNTYGANWEPITQEIIKACEAKIPHPHAYEWFLSWEPDSINVHVTDANGSPVNNAQVSVYRSPHYWRTLYETDLYAEGASDANGDYEIPNGLVGENTYGYKFYDKYMVAVTYNDETYLYWLSAYQDIMLPFLDGNEDRLDLNFMLDDEHLYVPADEHFSATTDIEVTSLTATPMAVKYGDVVNRSFVIKNNGPDAYSGTIAFQLWLSKDTAASIGNDDVGFGGYSLKLNLAPGASYTFNSSNSISLAVPLGNVYVMGSVALLPPYTTSADTIVYTDPNPNNNVKMGSIITVSQ; encoded by the coding sequence ATGGTTCGGTATTATTTAATAATTTTTTTTCTGATTTCATTTTTTGGCGTAAGCAACTTGGCACAGGCGGCCCGCAGTAAGCCTATAAAATGTACATGGTCGAGCCCCGATACCGATAGAGACGGTTATCCCGATTGTAAAGAGACCTGCGACAACGATCCTAAAAAAAACTCCCCTGGTGTTTGTGGTTGTGGGGTGGCCGATATTGATGCCGATCATGATAGTGTTTTTGCGTGCCGTGAAACATGCGACAACGATCCCCAAAAAACATCTCCTGGAGTTTGCGGCTGTGGTGTGGCTGATGTGGATGCCGATCATGATGGGGTTTATTCATGCCGGGAGGCCTGCGACAACGATCCCCAAAAAACATCTCCTGGAGTTTGCGGCTGTGGTGTGGCTGATGTGGATGCCGATAACGATGGTATTCCCGACTGCATCGATCCCACTCCCAATGGTAACGTGGAAACACCTACTCCTTCTACTTCTGCTTACGAAGTAACACCAAAAGTATTGGTTATTGTAGAAGCGGCCACACGTGATTTTGCTGTATCACAGGGCTTTACTGAGGATGATATTATCAATAATATTTTTGAGCAGCTGGAAAATGTAGAAAAAAATTATAATAACGGAGAACTTTTGCCCTATGTTTTTAATTTTCAAATTATCGATGTACAGTTTAAAAGTATGCCCGAGCCTCATACAACATTACCCTCTGAAACCCCTGAAGATGAAGATATTACCATTAATTTTGATACACGCTACGCCGGTTCTCCGCATGCGGGCAATGGGGGTATCATGATTAAAAGTGTTAGTTTTACTGATGCAAGTTCTACTGCAATAGTTTTAACTCACGAAATAGGTCATATTTTTGGTGGTGTTGATATGTATGTGTCCCAAATTACGAGTAACGAGGTATACCCGGGAGCTCTCTGGGCTATGCAATCTAAAGGTTATATGGGAGTAAGTAATACCTATGGGGCAAACTGGGAACCTATTACTCAAGAAATTATTAAGGCGTGTGAGGCTAAAATTCCTCATCCGCATGCTTACGAATGGTTTTTAAGCTGGGAGCCAGATTCAATAAATGTGCATGTAACTGATGCAAATGGTTCTCCTGTAAACAATGCCCAGGTAAGTGTATATCGTAGCCCTCACTACTGGCGCACTCTGTACGAAACCGATTTATATGCCGAAGGTGCAAGCGATGCGAACGGAGATTATGAAATTCCCAACGGGCTTGTTGGTGAAAATACATACGGTTATAAATTTTATGATAAATATATGGTAGCAGTGACTTATAACGATGAAACCTATCTTTACTGGTTATCGGCTTATCAAGATATCATGTTGCCCTTTTTGGATGGAAATGAAGACAGGCTCGATTTAAATTTTATGTTAGATGATGAGCATCTTTATGTGCCCGCCGACGAACATTTTTCTGCCACCACCGATATTGAAGTAACGAGTTTAACCGCAACCCCCATGGCCGTTAAATATGGTGATGTGGTTAATAGAAGTTTTGTGATTAAAAATAATGGTCCGGATGCTTATTCGGGAACAATAGCTTTTCAACTGTGGCTTTCAAAAGACACAGCTGCCAGTATTGGTAACGATGATGTTGGATTTGGAGGGTATAGTCTTAAGCTGAATCTGGCGCCTGGGGCCAGTTATACTTTTAACAGTAGCAATAGTATCTCGTTAGCGGTTCCTTTGGGTAATGTTTATGTCATGGGAAGTGTTGCCCTGTTACCGCCTTATACAACATCGGCAGATACGATTGTTTATACCGATCCAAACCCCAATAATAATGTGAAAATGGGGAGCATCATTACTGTTAGCCAGTAA
- the uvrA gene encoding excinuclease ABC subunit UvrA — protein MEPQHILVKGARQHNLKNIDVKIPRNQLVIITGLSGSGKSSLAFDTIYAEGQRRYVESLSAYARQFLDQMGKPDVDVIEGLSPAISIEQKAGSHNPRSTVGTVTEIYDYLRLLFARVGKAYCHQCGNPIAAQTVTQMVDQILSWPDGTKIHLLAPVVKERKGEYQKELAQLKKDGFARVKIDGQVHELEDDIKLDKNKKHSIDLFIDRLVVKKDIATRLADSIETALKHGESLLKVERLDTKEEILFSSKNACITCGVSYPPIEPRTFSFNSPQGACATCDGIGTKNFFDEEQIIPNPNLSLREGAIAPWSGKTSLYYHNLLDSLAKHYKFDLATPFKKLSKHLQNIILHGSGAEDIRFAVDRGEGKRFYEAPFEGVIPSLSRRYRESDSDWMREELEKYMNIQPCAACNGSRLKPEVLSIKVAGKSIYDVTLLSTREALVFFKNIKFTKKEETIAKRILKEIDERLGFLVDVGLDYLTLERTSATLSGGEAQRIRLATQIGSALVGVLYILDEPSIGLHQRDNDRLLATLKKLRDLGNTVLVVEHDEDTMRESDYIIDMGPGAGVQGGYIVAQGTPSELMKNSKSETGKYLSGKKCIPVPSKRRPSSLRQLVLRGARCHNLKEVSVSFPLGTLTGITGVSGSGKSSLVNDTLYPVLAQHLFGSRVVAGPHDKVEGLEFIDKVINIDQSPIGRTPRSNPATYTQLFSPIRDLFSELPESKARGYKPGRYSFNVKGGRCEACEGDGIIRIEMHFLPDVYVECEACQGKRYNRETLEITYKGKSISDILDMTVGEAYDFLKNIPSIASKLETLKRVGLDYIELGQAATTLSGGEAQRIKLAKELSKRSTGKTIYILDEPTTGLHFEDIAKLLEVLNELVDGGNTVIVIEHNLDVIKSCDHLIDLGPEGGTGGGQIIATGTPEEVSRIKASYTGKYLKKTLCR, from the coding sequence ATGGAACCGCAACACATCCTGGTTAAAGGGGCGCGTCAGCATAATCTTAAAAATATCGACGTTAAAATACCGCGCAATCAACTCGTCATCATCACCGGACTTTCAGGCTCGGGCAAAAGCTCGCTTGCCTTTGATACCATTTATGCCGAAGGCCAGCGCCGTTATGTAGAATCGCTCTCGGCCTATGCTCGGCAATTTCTCGATCAAATGGGAAAACCCGATGTAGATGTGATTGAAGGTTTATCTCCGGCTATTTCTATTGAACAAAAAGCAGGTTCGCATAACCCGCGCTCTACCGTGGGCACTGTTACCGAAATTTACGATTATTTACGTTTGCTTTTTGCGCGTGTTGGTAAAGCCTATTGTCATCAATGTGGTAATCCTATTGCCGCGCAAACGGTAACGCAGATGGTGGACCAGATCCTCTCGTGGCCCGACGGAACAAAAATTCATCTTTTGGCGCCTGTTGTGAAAGAACGCAAAGGCGAATACCAAAAGGAATTAGCGCAGCTCAAAAAAGATGGTTTTGCGCGCGTTAAAATTGATGGCCAGGTGCATGAGTTGGAAGATGACATCAAACTGGATAAAAATAAAAAACATTCCATCGATCTTTTTATCGATCGCCTTGTTGTAAAAAAGGATATTGCTACGCGTCTTGCCGATTCTATTGAAACAGCACTCAAGCATGGCGAAAGTTTGTTAAAAGTAGAGCGGCTCGATACCAAAGAAGAAATTTTATTTAGCTCCAAAAATGCCTGTATTACCTGTGGTGTAAGTTACCCGCCCATTGAACCACGTACGTTTTCGTTTAACAGCCCGCAAGGGGCTTGTGCCACGTGTGATGGCATTGGTACTAAAAACTTTTTTGATGAAGAACAGATTATTCCTAATCCTAATTTATCGCTCCGCGAAGGAGCGATTGCTCCGTGGTCGGGTAAAACGTCTCTTTACTATCACAATCTGCTCGATTCACTGGCCAAACATTACAAATTTGATTTAGCCACACCGTTTAAAAAATTATCCAAGCATTTGCAGAATATTATTCTGCATGGGTCGGGTGCTGAGGATATTCGCTTTGCGGTAGACCGTGGCGAAGGAAAACGTTTTTACGAAGCGCCTTTTGAAGGGGTGATTCCCAGTCTTTCTCGTCGTTATCGTGAGAGTGATTCGGACTGGATGCGTGAAGAGCTGGAAAAGTACATGAACATCCAGCCCTGTGCGGCGTGCAATGGTAGCCGCTTAAAGCCCGAGGTTTTAAGTATTAAAGTGGCGGGTAAATCAATTTACGATGTGACACTATTATCCACGCGTGAAGCCTTGGTGTTTTTTAAAAATATTAAATTTACAAAAAAAGAAGAAACCATTGCGAAGAGAATTTTAAAAGAAATTGATGAACGTTTGGGTTTTCTTGTAGACGTGGGTTTAGATTATCTTACACTCGAACGTACTTCGGCCACACTCTCGGGTGGTGAAGCTCAACGCATCCGTTTGGCCACGCAAATTGGGTCGGCCTTGGTGGGTGTGCTCTATATTTTAGATGAGCCGTCTATCGGCCTTCATCAGCGCGATAATGATCGCTTGCTCGCCACACTCAAAAAACTGCGTGATTTGGGTAATACCGTTCTCGTTGTGGAACACGACGAAGATACCATGCGCGAATCGGATTATATTATCGACATGGGCCCCGGTGCTGGTGTGCAGGGTGGGTATATTGTGGCGCAGGGTACGCCTAGCGAGCTGATGAAAAATAGCAAATCGGAAACGGGCAAATATCTCTCCGGTAAAAAATGTATTCCTGTTCCGTCCAAACGTCGTCCATCCAGCCTGCGTCAATTGGTGTTAAGAGGGGCGCGTTGTCATAATTTAAAAGAGGTTTCGGTTAGTTTTCCTTTGGGAACTCTTACCGGTATTACTGGTGTTTCGGGCTCGGGAAAATCTTCGCTGGTTAATGATACGCTCTATCCTGTTTTAGCCCAGCATCTGTTTGGTTCGCGCGTGGTGGCCGGCCCGCACGATAAAGTGGAAGGTTTGGAATTTATCGATAAAGTGATCAACATCGATCAATCGCCTATTGGCCGTACACCGCGCTCCAATCCGGCAACCTACACACAACTCTTTTCTCCCATCCGTGATCTTTTCAGCGAACTTCCCGAATCGAAAGCACGTGGTTACAAGCCCGGGCGTTATTCTTTTAATGTTAAAGGCGGGCGTTGCGAGGCTTGCGAAGGCGACGGGATTATCCGCATTGAAATGCACTTTTTGCCGGATGTGTATGTGGAATGTGAGGCCTGTCAGGGCAAGCGTTATAATCGCGAAACTTTAGAAATTACTTATAAAGGGAAAAGTATTTCGGATATTTTGGATATGACGGTGGGTGAGGCTTATGATTTTTTAAAAAATATCCCGTCGATAGCCAGCAAACTGGAAACACTCAAACGTGTGGGGCTTGATTACATCGAGCTAGGCCAAGCGGCCACAACCCTATCCGGTGGGGAAGCACAACGTATTAAACTAGCCAAAGAATTGTCCAAACGGTCGACGGGTAAAACTATTTATATTTTAGATGAACCTACAACCGGGCTTCATTTTGAAGATATTGCCAAGCTGCTTGAAGTACTCAATGAGTTAGTCGATGGTGGAAATACGGTAATTGTGATCGAGCACAATCTCGATGTGATTAAAAGCTGCGATCACTTGATCGACCTTGGCCCGGAAGGGGGCACGGGTGGTGGGCAAATTATCGCTACCGGCACGCCCGAAGAAGTTTCTCGTATCAAAGCATCCTATACGGGCAAATATCTCAAGAAAACTCTGTGTCGATAA